Proteins co-encoded in one Psychromonas sp. L1A2 genomic window:
- a CDS encoding FAD-dependent oxidoreductase: MLKKIVLLLLAIVLIGLFFHFNLHQLLTLEGLKGSMDQFTELRVHSPVLVIGGFFILYVLVTALALPGAAILTLAAGALFGLFEGFVIASFASSLGALSSFLVSRYLLRDSLKKRFPERLASIDEGIKKEGAFYLFTLRLVPIFPFFLINLLMGVTAIKAWTFYWVSQLGMLAGTFIFVNAGTQLAQIDSISNILSFNLILSFVLLGVFPLIAKGIVNMIKKRRVYSKWTKPAKFDRNMVVIGAGAGGLVTSYIAAAVKAKVTLIEAGEMGGDCLNYGCVPSKAIIKSAKIAEQIRNAHHYGLEDTTPQFSFKKVMERVHQVVADVAPHDSVERYTDLGVEVEKGYAKILDPWTVEISYEDGTKKKLTTRTIVIATGARPFVPPLPGIEETGYVTSDTLWNEFAKLEEAPKKLVVLGGGPIGSELAQSFARLGSNVTQIEMAERIMIKEDLEVSEFATETLKESGVNILTSHQALRCEIKDGKKFIIVKHNEEEIAIEYDQLLCAVGRSARLTGYGLEELGIETNRTIVTNEYLETLYPNIFAAGDIVGPYQFTHVAAHQGWYAAVNGLFGHLKKFKVDYRVIPWTTFIDPEVARVGINEDEAKQKGIDYEITRFDFEELDRAITDSATKGFIKVITPKGKDKILGVTIVSEHAGDLIAEFVLAMKHGLGLNKILGTIHSYPTWAEGNKYAAGEWKRNHAPQTVLNWLEKYHTWRRG; encoded by the coding sequence ATGTTAAAAAAGATCGTACTGCTGTTACTTGCAATCGTATTAATAGGATTGTTTTTCCACTTCAATTTACATCAACTTCTGACCTTAGAAGGGTTAAAAGGGTCAATGGACCAATTTACTGAATTGAGAGTGCATTCACCTGTTCTTGTTATTGGTGGATTCTTTATTTTATACGTGTTGGTGACGGCATTAGCATTACCTGGTGCTGCTATTTTAACGTTAGCCGCCGGCGCGCTATTTGGTTTATTTGAAGGCTTTGTGATTGCTTCATTTGCTTCTAGTTTAGGGGCTTTATCATCATTCTTAGTGTCTCGTTACTTATTACGTGACTCACTGAAAAAGCGTTTCCCAGAGCGTTTAGCCTCAATTGATGAAGGTATTAAAAAAGAAGGTGCTTTCTACCTATTTACTTTACGCCTAGTACCGATCTTCCCATTCTTTTTAATTAACCTATTAATGGGTGTCACTGCGATTAAGGCATGGACTTTCTACTGGGTTAGCCAATTAGGTATGTTAGCAGGTACGTTCATTTTCGTAAATGCAGGTACACAGTTAGCGCAAATCGATAGCATTTCTAACATCCTATCTTTTAATTTAATTCTTTCTTTTGTTCTATTAGGTGTATTCCCACTCATTGCTAAAGGTATTGTTAATATGATTAAAAAACGTCGCGTTTACAGTAAATGGACTAAACCCGCTAAATTTGACCGTAATATGGTTGTGATTGGCGCTGGTGCAGGTGGTTTGGTAACAAGTTATATTGCTGCAGCAGTAAAAGCTAAAGTAACGTTAATCGAAGCTGGCGAGATGGGTGGAGATTGTCTTAACTATGGTTGTGTACCAAGTAAAGCTATTATCAAAAGTGCTAAAATTGCAGAGCAAATTCGTAATGCACATCACTACGGTTTAGAAGATACAACACCACAATTCTCATTCAAAAAAGTAATGGAACGTGTTCATCAAGTAGTTGCAGATGTTGCACCTCATGACAGCGTTGAACGTTACACTGATTTAGGTGTTGAAGTAGAAAAAGGTTATGCAAAAATTCTAGACCCTTGGACAGTTGAAATTAGCTATGAAGACGGCACTAAGAAAAAATTAACAACACGAACAATTGTTATCGCGACCGGCGCGCGCCCATTTGTTCCACCATTACCAGGTATCGAAGAAACAGGTTATGTAACCAGTGATACATTATGGAATGAGTTTGCAAAATTAGAAGAAGCACCGAAGAAACTAGTTGTATTAGGTGGCGGTCCAATAGGCTCAGAACTAGCACAAAGCTTTGCACGTTTAGGTTCAAACGTAACACAGATTGAAATGGCTGAACGCATCATGATCAAAGAAGATCTTGAAGTGTCTGAATTTGCCACTGAGACGCTAAAAGAAAGCGGTGTTAACATCTTAACCTCACACCAAGCATTACGCTGTGAAATCAAAGATGGTAAGAAGTTCATTATCGTTAAACATAACGAAGAAGAAATTGCGATTGAATACGACCAACTACTGTGTGCAGTAGGACGTAGTGCTCGTTTAACGGGTTACGGCTTAGAAGAGTTAGGTATTGAAACAAACCGTACTATTGTCACTAATGAATATTTAGAAACACTCTACCCGAATATTTTTGCCGCAGGTGACATTGTTGGTCCATACCAATTTACACATGTAGCTGCACATCAAGGTTGGTATGCTGCAGTAAATGGTCTATTCGGTCACTTGAAAAAATTCAAAGTTGATTATCGTGTTATCCCATGGACTACCTTTATTGACCCAGAAGTGGCTCGTGTAGGTATCAATGAAGATGAAGCAAAACAAAAAGGCATTGATTATGAGATCACTCGCTTTGACTTTGAAGAGCTTGACCGTGCAATTACAGACAGTGCAACAAAAGGTTTCATCAAAGTAATTACACCTAAGGGTAAAGATAAAATTCTAGGGGTAACCATTGTTTCTGAACATGCTGGTGACTTAATTGCAGAATTTGTTTTAGCAATGAAACATGGTTTAGGGCTTAATAAAATCCTTGGTACTATCCACAGTTACCCTACTTGGGCTGAAGGTAATAAATATGCAGCTGGTGAATGGAAACGTAATCATGCACCACAAACAGTATTAAACTGGTTAGAGAAATATCATACTTGGAGACGTGGATAA
- a CDS encoding thioredoxin family protein: MENNDIGFKTDYEEEMVSFKQVSDLQGNVLLEFGAPWCAHCQAAHSVVKEVLNEYSKLSHIKIYDGKGKRLGRAFKVKLWPTLIILQNGDEIARIVRPLTPDQVRQLISKVS; the protein is encoded by the coding sequence ATGGAAAATAATGATATTGGCTTTAAAACTGATTACGAAGAAGAAATGGTTTCATTCAAACAAGTAAGTGATTTACAGGGCAATGTGTTGCTTGAGTTTGGTGCACCTTGGTGTGCGCACTGTCAGGCGGCACATTCAGTTGTTAAGGAGGTATTGAATGAGTACTCAAAATTGTCTCATATTAAAATTTATGACGGAAAAGGTAAACGATTGGGAAGAGCTTTCAAGGTAAAACTTTGGCCGACGTTAATTATCTTACAAAATGGTGATGAAATCGCGCGTATAGTGAGGCCATTAACCCCTGATCAGGTTCGTCAATTAATTTCAAAAGTCAGTTAA
- the nrdA gene encoding class 1a ribonucleoside-diphosphate reductase subunit alpha, which produces MNKNLSVTKRNGKKEPIDLDKIHRVITWAAEGLNNVSVSQVELNSHIQFYDGIRTDDIHETIIKAAADLISEESPDYQYLAAHLAVFHLRKRAYQRFTPPSVFEHVSKMVTKGKYDAHLLEDYTKQEFEEMNKFIDHKRDLNFSYAAVKQLEGKYLIQNRVTGEIYESAQFLYLLVSACLFADYDKDVRLDYVKRFYDATSQFKISLPTPIMSGVRTPTRQFSSCVLIEADDSLDSINATSSAIVKYVSQRAGIGINAGRIRAMGSNIRGGEAYHTGCIPFYKHFQTAVKSCSQGGVRGGAATVFYPIWHLEVESLLVLKNNRGIDSNRVRHLDYGVQLGRLFYQRLIDKKDITLFSPSDTPGMYDAFFEDQDEFERLYHLYEGDESIRQSSIPAVRLFSLLMQERASTGRIYIQNVDHCNTHSPFDSKVAPVRQSNLCLEIALPTKPLTHIKDEEGEIALCTLSAINLGAIESLDEIEVLSELAVRALDNLLDYQDYPIIAAEKSSMNRRTLGIGVINYAYYLAKNGVKYSDGSANNLTHKTFEAIQFYLLKASNKLAKERGACPKFNETNYAKGILPLDTYKKSLDAICDEEYHLDWETLRADIVKDGLRNSTLSALMPSETSSQISNATNGIEPPRGFISIKASKDGILKQVVPEFNKYKNNYELLWSIPNNKGYLELVGIMQKFVDQAISANTNYDPKRFDDGKVPMTILLKDLLMAYKMGLKTLYYHNTRDGADDEKVFEDDSCAGGACKI; this is translated from the coding sequence ATGAACAAAAACCTATCTGTTACTAAACGAAATGGTAAAAAAGAACCTATAGATCTTGACAAAATCCATCGCGTCATCACGTGGGCAGCGGAAGGTCTAAACAACGTTTCAGTTTCACAGGTAGAGTTGAACTCACACATTCAGTTTTATGATGGCATTCGTACTGATGATATTCATGAAACTATTATCAAAGCAGCAGCCGATTTAATCTCAGAAGAATCTCCAGATTATCAATATTTAGCAGCGCATTTAGCCGTATTCCACTTACGCAAACGTGCATATCAACGCTTTACACCACCAAGTGTGTTTGAGCACGTTAGTAAAATGGTCACTAAAGGTAAATATGATGCACATTTACTAGAAGATTATACCAAGCAAGAATTTGAAGAGATGAATAAGTTTATCGATCACAAACGTGATTTAAACTTTTCATACGCTGCCGTAAAACAGTTAGAGGGTAAGTACCTTATCCAAAACCGTGTCACGGGTGAGATTTATGAAAGTGCGCAATTCTTATACCTTTTAGTATCAGCTTGTTTATTTGCTGATTACGATAAAGACGTACGTTTAGATTATGTAAAACGTTTTTACGATGCGACTTCTCAATTTAAAATCTCATTACCAACACCTATTATGTCTGGTGTTCGTACTCCAACACGTCAATTCAGTTCATGTGTATTAATTGAAGCAGACGATAGCTTAGATTCAATCAATGCAACATCAAGTGCAATTGTTAAATATGTATCGCAACGTGCTGGTATCGGTATTAATGCAGGTCGTATTCGCGCAATGGGTAGTAACATTCGTGGTGGCGAAGCTTATCATACCGGGTGTATTCCATTTTATAAACATTTCCAAACAGCGGTTAAATCTTGTTCACAAGGTGGCGTTCGTGGTGGCGCAGCAACGGTTTTCTACCCTATCTGGCATTTAGAAGTTGAATCGCTATTAGTATTGAAAAATAACCGTGGTATTGACTCTAACCGTGTTCGTCACCTTGATTATGGTGTGCAATTAGGTCGTTTATTCTACCAACGTTTAATCGACAAAAAAGACATTACCTTATTCAGCCCTTCTGATACGCCGGGAATGTATGATGCGTTCTTTGAAGATCAAGATGAATTCGAACGTTTATACCACCTTTACGAAGGTGATGAGTCAATCCGTCAAAGCTCGATTCCAGCAGTAAGATTGTTCTCACTGTTAATGCAAGAACGTGCAAGTACTGGACGTATTTACATTCAAAATGTTGATCACTGTAATACGCACAGTCCATTTGACAGCAAAGTTGCACCGGTTCGCCAAAGTAACTTGTGTTTAGAAATAGCGTTACCGACGAAACCACTTACACATATTAAAGATGAAGAAGGCGAAATCGCTTTATGTACTTTATCTGCAATCAACTTAGGTGCGATTGAGTCATTAGATGAAATTGAAGTGTTGTCTGAACTTGCTGTACGTGCATTAGATAACTTGTTGGATTACCAAGATTACCCAATCATCGCAGCAGAAAAAAGCAGCATGAATCGCCGTACGTTAGGTATAGGTGTTATCAACTACGCTTATTACTTAGCTAAAAATGGCGTAAAATACTCAGACGGTAGTGCTAACAATCTAACGCATAAAACCTTTGAAGCGATTCAATTCTACTTATTGAAAGCATCAAACAAGTTAGCTAAAGAGCGTGGTGCATGCCCTAAGTTTAATGAAACTAACTATGCTAAAGGTATTCTACCGTTAGATACCTACAAAAAATCTTTAGATGCAATTTGTGATGAAGAATATCATTTAGACTGGGAAACGTTACGTGCAGATATCGTTAAAGATGGTTTACGTAACTCAACGTTATCAGCATTGATGCCTTCTGAAACATCAAGTCAGATTTCAAATGCGACTAACGGTATTGAACCACCACGTGGTTTCATCAGTATTAAAGCAAGTAAAGACGGTATTTTAAAACAGGTAGTACCTGAATTTAATAAATACAAAAATAACTATGAGTTATTATGGAGTATTCCAAATAATAAAGGTTACTTGGAACTTGTTGGCATTATGCAAAAGTTTGTCGACCAAGCTATCTCAGCAAATACGAACTACGACCCTAAACGTTTTGATGACGGTAAAGTACCAATGACAATCTTACTTAAAGATCTGTTAATGGCTTATAAAATGGGCTTAAAAACACTTTATTACCATAACACTCGTGACGGTGCTGATGATGAAAAAGTGTTTGAAGATGACAGTTGTGCTGGCGGTGCTTGTAAGATATAA
- a CDS encoding dicarboxylate/amino acid:cation symporter — protein MNNKKNSTQSAGAWTRLELWKKILIGMILGVIAGTLMGPDAEIFKPLGTLFINAIKMLIVPLVFFSLIVGITSMQDTSKMGRIGLKAIVLYLGTTAVAITIGLGLATIFTPGAGLDMVAMTTDAEIPNAPTLVQTLLNMIPKNPVGALAAGNILQIIVFAIGLGVSLVLIGEKGNPAIKLFESLAEAMYKLTELVMKLAPYGVFGLMAWVSGKYGADVLLPLVKVIAVVYLGALIHVVIFYSGMISILGRLNPVRYLRSLTNPAAVAFTTTSSSGTLPATIKASREELGVSKGVSSFVLPLGATINMDGTALYQGVCALFIAQAFGVDLAASDYVTIILTATLASVGTAGVPGAGLIMLSLVLTTVGLPLEGLAIVAGIDRILDMARTTVNICGDMMVSLLVAKSEGELDKDIFDGKKKFEETA, from the coding sequence ATGAACAACAAAAAAAACTCAACTCAATCTGCTGGAGCATGGACTCGCCTAGAACTATGGAAGAAAATTCTTATTGGGATGATTCTGGGTGTTATCGCGGGTACTTTAATGGGCCCCGATGCAGAAATTTTTAAACCGTTAGGTACGCTTTTCATTAATGCCATTAAAATGCTAATTGTCCCGCTGGTTTTTTTCTCCCTTATTGTTGGCATTACTTCAATGCAAGATACCAGCAAAATGGGACGAATTGGCCTTAAAGCAATTGTACTTTATTTAGGGACAACTGCTGTCGCGATTACTATTGGTCTTGGCCTTGCTACTATCTTCACACCAGGTGCAGGTTTAGACATGGTGGCAATGACTACTGATGCAGAAATACCAAATGCCCCTACTTTAGTGCAAACATTACTTAATATGATCCCTAAAAACCCAGTCGGTGCGCTTGCTGCAGGTAATATTTTACAAATCATTGTCTTTGCTATTGGTTTAGGAGTTTCATTGGTTTTAATTGGTGAAAAAGGTAATCCAGCCATTAAGCTTTTTGAAAGCCTTGCTGAAGCAATGTATAAACTAACTGAATTAGTAATGAAACTTGCACCTTATGGTGTATTTGGTTTAATGGCTTGGGTTTCAGGTAAATATGGAGCGGATGTGCTACTACCACTGGTAAAAGTAATCGCTGTCGTTTACTTAGGTGCATTAATCCACGTTGTTATATTCTACAGCGGTATGATCAGTATTTTAGGGCGTTTAAATCCTGTTCGTTATCTAAGAAGTTTAACTAACCCAGCGGCTGTTGCATTTACCACAACAAGCAGCTCAGGCACACTTCCAGCAACAATAAAAGCTTCTCGTGAAGAGTTAGGCGTTTCTAAAGGTGTTTCAAGTTTTGTATTGCCTCTAGGTGCAACAATCAATATGGATGGAACAGCGCTATATCAAGGTGTTTGTGCTCTGTTTATTGCCCAAGCATTTGGTGTTGACCTTGCTGCTTCTGATTACGTAACTATTATATTAACTGCAACATTAGCTTCTGTAGGTACTGCAGGGGTTCCTGGTGCAGGCCTAATAATGCTTTCATTAGTATTAACAACGGTTGGTCTCCCGCTTGAAGGATTAGCGATTGTTGCTGGTATTGACCGTATTCTAGATATGGCACGTACAACAGTTAACATTTGTGGCGACATGATGGTTTCATTATTAGTTGCTAAAAGTGAAGGTGAGCTTGATAAAGACATCTTCGACGGTAAGAAAAAATTTGAAGAAACAGCGTAA
- a CDS encoding YecH family metal-binding protein, whose amino-acid sequence MNQSIHGHQVIEILEKSEKAYTKKTLKTMISKTFGDSARFHTCMSSDLTADQLINFLAAKGKIFESTEGISMPKDFLC is encoded by the coding sequence ATGAATCAATCAATTCATGGACATCAAGTAATAGAAATTCTTGAAAAGTCTGAAAAGGCTTATACAAAAAAAACATTAAAGACAATGATTTCAAAGACTTTTGGGGATAGTGCACGTTTTCATACTTGTATGAGCAGCGACTTAACAGCAGATCAACTCATTAACTTTTTAGCGGCCAAAGGAAAAATTTTTGAATCAACAGAGGGAATTAGCATGCCCAAAGATTTTCTTTGTTAA
- a CDS encoding DUF2061 domain-containing protein, whose amino-acid sequence MIKTITFAVIHFSIATLLAFALTGDFLLGSLIAIIEPSVNTVAFYFHEKAWQQLPFLKRRESMTKVKTVSFAVIHFNVAFMVTYALTGDAFLGGLMAIIEPTINSFAYFFHERAWGNKNKNIEYQAEPAMCV is encoded by the coding sequence ATGATCAAAACAATTACTTTTGCAGTTATCCATTTCAGTATCGCAACTTTACTTGCTTTTGCTTTAACAGGGGATTTTTTACTAGGCAGTTTAATCGCTATCATTGAACCGTCGGTAAATACGGTTGCCTTTTATTTCCATGAAAAAGCTTGGCAACAACTACCCTTTCTTAAAAGACGAGAATCAATGACAAAAGTTAAAACCGTGAGCTTTGCCGTTATTCATTTTAACGTTGCTTTCATGGTTACTTATGCTTTGACCGGCGATGCTTTCTTAGGTGGATTAATGGCCATCATTGAACCAACGATTAACTCTTTCGCTTACTTCTTCCATGAAAGAGCATGGGGCAACAAAAATAAAAATATTGAGTATCAAGCTGAACCAGCCATGTGCGTTTAA
- a CDS encoding MBL fold metallo-hydrolase, with translation MTQFIKFLSLFLLAFSMNAFAQDRQCMEVSLTGTLGGPDVYKGLAGAGTLVKVGTINNGCSDVFLQFDAGRGTALRLAELDVHPNMLDAVFLTHLHSDHTVGLIDIAQTRWHSFSKKLDLVCSEDVEANGVFARVMSCEQFAIHIADAALYAGEITQRISESKKRNKNGPNDLINFMPVALPLVNKPKVVWQSGEIIVTAITSSHIPGNLSYRVDSPAGSVVIGGDAGNEKLTPPRISSTSKNVELLSKDVDILVHSAIHPYFGPIYGSTFPAPIFYRQSTSTDLGALAKRANVSHLMLTHLVPAIGAEKLGPHTVPGGALSEKDYLKSTLESGYQGKIYVGKDLMTVRLLQ, from the coding sequence ATGACTCAATTTATTAAATTTTTAAGCCTATTTTTATTGGCTTTTAGTATGAATGCTTTTGCACAAGATAGACAATGTATGGAGGTTAGCCTAACTGGCACGCTCGGTGGTCCAGATGTTTATAAAGGACTTGCTGGAGCTGGTACTTTAGTGAAAGTAGGGACAATCAATAATGGTTGTAGTGATGTTTTCTTGCAATTTGATGCCGGTAGAGGAACTGCATTGAGACTTGCAGAACTTGATGTACACCCCAATATGCTTGATGCAGTCTTTCTGACGCATTTACATTCTGACCATACTGTTGGGTTAATCGATATTGCACAAACTCGCTGGCATAGTTTTTCGAAAAAACTTGATTTAGTCTGTAGTGAAGATGTAGAAGCTAATGGTGTATTTGCCCGCGTAATGAGCTGCGAACAATTTGCGATTCATATTGCTGATGCTGCGTTATATGCAGGTGAAATTACACAGAGAATATCTGAAAGTAAAAAGCGTAATAAGAATGGCCCTAATGATTTGATTAATTTTATGCCTGTTGCATTACCATTAGTCAATAAACCTAAAGTCGTATGGCAGTCTGGTGAAATTATTGTGACTGCAATTACTTCCTCACATATTCCTGGTAATTTATCTTATCGAGTTGATTCTCCAGCCGGTTCTGTCGTTATTGGCGGAGATGCAGGTAATGAGAAATTAACACCTCCACGCATTAGTTCTACTTCAAAAAATGTCGAATTATTGTCTAAAGATGTTGATATTTTAGTACACTCCGCCATTCATCCATATTTTGGCCCCATCTATGGTAGTACTTTTCCTGCGCCAATCTTTTATCGACAAAGCACCTCAACGGATCTCGGAGCATTAGCTAAACGAGCTAATGTTAGTCATTTAATGTTAACGCATTTAGTTCCAGCTATTGGAGCCGAAAAGTTAGGACCTCATACTGTACCGGGTGGTGCGCTAAGTGAAAAAGATTATTTAAAATCTACACTAGAAAGTGGTTACCAAGGAAAGATTTATGTTGGTAAAGATTTAATGACAGTGAGGTTGCTGCAATAA